From a region of the Helicobacter hepaticus ATCC 51449 genome:
- a CDS encoding flagellar hook-length control protein FliK: protein MAKGEIEEENLLRKAIETAPKAQIQSGDSVILSQQSTKEKLLKVQGENMQSVQLQTQETREILISEDKPNKPKKTKKTKATKNKNNVNENALISEDTQKGSLKKNEKNNKIKKEVDIAQDTTKAESFVMAKGEVIKEPKNIIESKIIDEAKNLKAEENLAPQLQGSVQKHSAKISSNNTQSAKNNPNVLLENLSTLASFQERKQEKNNENKKEVHKENKKEKKSVVVNENNAPKSAMQIEETRSKVENISQLGADEAQISNEQESHTFEEILATTKSKKKQTKAKESEENPESKTKSTLSKQSVEMNNVRENQRTQILYRSALARESMRNFAQTLREEVLNYKPPLTKFSMELHPQNLGTLELTITKKGKDLHIQVVSNATAVGLFLQNQADFKNNLAQVGFDNVDLSFSANSGGGGGKQSEQNASQSNEHNQEGNKNSLEDSQMGEINVMNITLPKYA from the coding sequence TTGGCTAAGGGGGAAATAGAGGAGGAAAACCTCCTTCGCAAAGCAATAGAAACAGCACCAAAAGCACAGATACAATCTGGTGATTCTGTTATTTTGTCTCAACAAAGCACTAAAGAAAAGTTACTTAAGGTGCAAGGCGAAAATATGCAATCTGTGCAGTTACAAACCCAAGAGACACGCGAGATTCTCATAAGTGAAGATAAGCCAAATAAACCTAAAAAAACAAAAAAAACTAAGGCTACAAAAAATAAAAATAATGTAAATGAGAATGCACTTATCAGTGAGGATACACAGAAGGGTTCATTAAAAAAGAATGAAAAGAATAATAAAATAAAAAAAGAAGTGGATATTGCCCAAGATACGACTAAAGCAGAATCTTTTGTAATGGCTAAAGGGGAGGTTATTAAAGAGCCTAAAAACATTATAGAATCCAAAATAATTGATGAGGCAAAAAATCTTAAAGCTGAAGAGAATCTTGCACCACAGCTACAAGGGAGTGTGCAAAAACACTCTGCTAAAATATCATCAAATAATACGCAGAGTGCAAAAAATAACCCTAATGTCCTATTGGAGAACTTGAGCACTTTAGCTAGCTTCCAAGAGAGAAAGCAGGAAAAAAATAATGAAAACAAAAAAGAGGTGCATAAGGAGAATAAAAAAGAGAAAAAGAGTGTAGTAGTAAATGAAAATAATGCCCCAAAAAGTGCTATGCAAATAGAAGAAACGCGCTCTAAAGTTGAGAATATATCACAACTTGGAGCAGATGAGGCTCAAATATCCAATGAACAAGAGTCACATACTTTTGAGGAGATTTTAGCTACTACAAAGAGTAAGAAAAAACAAACAAAAGCTAAAGAAAGCGAAGAAAATCCAGAATCTAAAACAAAATCTACATTAAGCAAACAGAGTGTGGAGATGAATAATGTGAGGGAAAATCAACGCACACAGATTCTATATCGTTCCGCTTTGGCGCGAGAGAGTATGAGAAATTTTGCACAAACTTTGCGCGAAGAGGTGCTTAATTATAAACCGCCTCTTACAAAATTTTCTATGGAGCTGCACCCACAAAATCTTGGCACTTTAGAGCTTACAATTACCAAAAAAGGTAAAGATTTGCATATCCAAGTGGTTTCAAATGCTACAGCGGTGGGATTATTTTTGCAAAATCAAGCAGATTTTAAAAACAATCTTGCACAAGTGGGATTTGATAATGTGGATTTGAGCTTTAGTGCAAATAGCGGTGGTGGTGGCGGAAAACAATCTGAACAGAACGCTTCCCAATCAAATGAACACAATCAAGAAGGGAACAAAAATAGCTTAGAGGATTCCCAAATGGGCGAGATAAATGTGATGAATATCACTCTTCCCAAATATGCGTAG
- the glf gene encoding UDP-galactopyranose mutase, producing MKVKNCIVGAGLAGLTLAERLANVRGESVLLIERRNHIGGNAYDYNDEGILVHKYGTHIFHTNDKKVWHYLNKFSRFYPYMHEVKAFVDGQFVPVPFNLNSLYMAFPAKIAQDIESTLLDKFTYGSKVSILELQKVPELKFLSDFIYEKIFLHYTLKQWQCAPQELDSSVFERVPISISRDNRYFQDTFQGIPMEGYTKMCEKMIENPLIHLKLDCDYKDIADSIECDRIFYSGAIDEFFNYELGELPYRSLHFDFVRFEKPYFQSNSVMNYPNNYDYTRIGEYKYFLDAKTSHSIVSFEYPKAWHRGEERYYPVPNEQSAAIYEAYAQKAKALHNVHFIGRLGEYRYYDMDKVIACALNAFENLG from the coding sequence ATGAAAGTAAAAAATTGTATTGTGGGAGCGGGATTGGCTGGGCTTACTTTAGCAGAGCGTTTAGCAAATGTGAGAGGAGAATCCGTGCTACTTATAGAGCGGAGAAATCATATCGGTGGAAATGCCTATGATTATAATGATGAGGGTATTTTGGTGCATAAATACGGCACACATATTTTTCATACTAATGATAAAAAAGTATGGCATTATTTAAATAAATTTAGCAGATTCTATCCTTATATGCACGAAGTCAAAGCCTTTGTAGATGGGCAGTTTGTGCCTGTGCCTTTTAATCTTAATTCTTTGTATATGGCATTTCCTGCAAAAATAGCACAAGATATAGAATCTACGCTTTTAGATAAATTTACCTATGGGAGCAAAGTATCTATTTTGGAACTACAAAAAGTGCCAGAATTGAAGTTTTTAAGTGATTTTATTTATGAAAAAATCTTTTTGCACTATACGCTGAAGCAATGGCAATGTGCGCCACAAGAGCTAGATTCTAGCGTATTTGAGCGCGTGCCTATAAGCATTAGTCGCGATAATAGATATTTTCAAGATACATTTCAAGGAATCCCTATGGAGGGTTATACCAAAATGTGTGAAAAAATGATTGAAAATCCTCTTATACATTTAAAGTTAGATTGTGATTATAAAGATATAGCAGATTCTATTGAGTGTGATAGAATTTTTTATAGTGGGGCGATTGATGAGTTTTTTAACTATGAATTGGGCGAGTTGCCTTATAGAAGTTTGCATTTTGATTTTGTGCGTTTTGAGAAGCCATATTTTCAGAGCAATTCTGTGATGAATTATCCTAATAATTATGATTATACGCGTATTGGCGAGTATAAATATTTTTTAGATGCTAAAACATCTCATAGTATTGTAAGCTTTGAATACCCAAAAGCGTGGCATAGAGGAGAGGAGCGATATTATCCTGTGCCAAATGAACAGAGTGCAGCGATATATGAAGCTTATGCTCAAAAAGCAAAAGCACTACATAATGTGCATTTTATCGGCAGGTTAGGGGAATATCGCTATTATGATATGGACAAAGTCATAGCTTGTGCGTTAAATGCGTTTGAGAATCTAGGCTAA
- a CDS encoding hydrogenase small subunit — MDKTQILERLNIHLNTLKITYKESRHKVNVQWVSYICSLIGIPKEGVELCAQILSLKPPTRLVWLHLAECTGCSSSFLRLDKPDIESVLLEYITLEYHETIMGAVGFSAKKSLHNTLDKEFILVIEGGVSLGNHAHFLTSGADSITGEEECKEVAQKAQAIFAVGTCSSFGGVQAAYPNPTQSIGIDSFLSQRIINIPGCPPSEANIIGSILYYILLQELPPTDSLHRPIWSYGKNLHDMCERKAKFESGDFVQSFDDPHLEDGYCLYKVGCKGPYVFNNCPKVKFNAKTSYPIQAGHGCIACSEPDFWDSFGRIEEPLNNSNAYLRQSKTLQNLPHIHNLKESLGERILCLDLDTLSPTRIYTQSSQSNLLTLCFQSHLPTLLAQIAKRNKLGARLVENYKQWRVQQQLPDININQDFQGEPSHNVSDILKLIAEMFGKSNPNALDTLENAQNYLFTHISKLDMKLNGKEVCNIDIDKSLRLPLCYLLGGLEIEGVAYGVVSSICEILSLSLVELCKYYDLEQVAFKGNLMENTLIQDRFANYLPKWIQVV, encoded by the coding sequence ATGGATAAAACACAGATACTCGAGCGATTAAATATACATCTTAACACTCTCAAAATCACATATAAAGAATCTCGCCATAAAGTAAATGTGCAATGGGTATCCTACATCTGCTCTCTTATAGGCATTCCCAAAGAAGGTGTAGAGCTATGTGCTCAAATCCTTTCTCTCAAACCACCTACACGCCTTGTGTGGCTTCATTTAGCAGAATGCACGGGTTGTAGCAGTAGTTTTTTGCGCCTTGATAAGCCCGATATAGAATCTGTGCTTCTTGAATACATTACTCTTGAATACCACGAAACAATTATGGGGGCAGTAGGCTTTAGCGCGAAAAAATCATTACATAATACTTTGGATAAAGAGTTTATCCTCGTTATTGAAGGTGGTGTATCACTAGGAAATCACGCACATTTTCTTACCTCTGGTGCAGATAGTATCACGGGCGAAGAAGAATGTAAAGAAGTAGCACAAAAGGCTCAAGCAATATTCGCAGTAGGCACTTGCTCAAGCTTTGGCGGGGTACAAGCAGCATATCCTAATCCTACGCAATCTATAGGGATAGATTCATTTCTTTCTCAACGCATTATCAACATACCCGGCTGTCCGCCAAGTGAGGCAAATATTATCGGTAGTATTCTCTATTATATCCTTTTGCAAGAGCTTCCCCCAACAGATTCTCTTCATCGTCCAATATGGAGCTATGGAAAGAATCTACACGATATGTGTGAGCGCAAAGCAAAGTTTGAATCTGGTGATTTTGTGCAGAGCTTTGATGACCCGCATTTGGAAGATGGCTATTGTCTTTATAAAGTCGGGTGTAAAGGACCATATGTTTTTAATAACTGCCCAAAGGTTAAATTTAATGCTAAAACAAGTTATCCTATTCAAGCAGGACACGGCTGTATTGCGTGTAGCGAGCCTGATTTTTGGGATAGCTTTGGACGCATAGAAGAGCCACTGAATAACTCGAATGCTTATCTTAGGCAGTCAAAAACATTACAGAATCTACCGCACATTCATAATCTTAAAGAATCTTTGGGTGAGAGAATATTGTGCCTTGATCTTGATACACTCTCTCCCACTCGCATATACACGCAATCATCGCAAAGTAACCTCCTCACACTTTGCTTTCAATCTCATCTCCCTACTCTGCTCGCTCAAATTGCAAAAAGAAATAAACTAGGAGCACGGCTTGTAGAAAATTATAAACAATGGCGAGTACAGCAGCAACTCCCTGATATAAACATAAATCAAGACTTTCAAGGTGAGCCTTCTCACAATGTAAGTGATATTTTAAAGCTCATTGCTGAAATGTTTGGTAAGAGCAACCCTAATGCACTTGATACCCTTGAAAATGCACAAAACTATCTCTTTACTCATATAAGTAAGCTTGATATGAAACTCAATGGTAAAGAAGTCTGCAATATTGATATAGATAAATCTCTGCGCTTACCTTTGTGCTATCTACTTGGAGGATTAGAGATTGAAGGTGTAGCCTATGGTGTGGTAAGCTCTATATGTGAGATTCTATCCCTTAGCCTCGTAGAACTATGCAAATATTATGACTTAGAACAAGTGGCATTTAAAGGAAATCTAATGGAAAATACTCTTATACAGGATAGATTTGCCAACTATCTCCCAAAGTGGATTCAAGTAGTATAA
- the dcd gene encoding dCTP deaminase, which produces MGLKSDTWIKKMSKKGMIEPFCEKQVGKNIVSYGLSSYGYDIRVGNEFMIFTNIGANLVDPKSFDERNVVEITTEENGYCLVPPNSFALARTIEYFRIPRNVLAICLGKSTYARCGIIVNVTPFEPEFEGHITIEISNTTPLPAKIYANEGIAQVLFLEGDETCEVSYKDKKGKYQGQKGITLPKVIK; this is translated from the coding sequence ATGGGATTAAAGTCGGATACTTGGATTAAAAAAATGAGCAAAAAGGGTATGATTGAGCCATTTTGTGAAAAACAAGTGGGAAAGAATATTGTAAGTTATGGACTTTCAAGTTATGGATATGATATTCGTGTAGGCAATGAATTTATGATTTTTACTAATATTGGTGCAAATCTTGTTGATCCCAAAAGTTTTGATGAACGCAATGTCGTGGAAATTACCACAGAAGAGAATGGTTATTGTCTTGTGCCACCAAATTCCTTTGCATTAGCGCGCACGATTGAATATTTTAGAATTCCGCGCAATGTGCTGGCAATTTGTCTTGGTAAAAGCACCTATGCGAGATGTGGGATTATTGTAAATGTTACACCTTTTGAACCGGAGTTTGAGGGACATATCACTATTGAAATTAGCAATACCACACCCTTACCTGCTAAGATTTATGCTAATGAAGGCATTGCTCAAGTGCTTTTTTTAGAGGGAGATGAGACTTGTGAGGTAAGTTATAAAGATAAAAAAGGTAAATATCAAGGACAAAAAGGTATTACGCTCCCCAAAGTGATAAAATGA
- a CDS encoding outer membrane beta-barrel protein, translating into MKFRIFVLSLCLPFVLCAKPVSIDEIFTPKKQFKILGSFSYVNVMRKNSAPALISIPSSIHGVNNIGDIKIPFWNHENVNQDYLSFSLQARYGISKRVEIFSTLNAFWQKSITDDNVGNFNSSSNGDFSSFSLGFLAEAKREGKMPSLLVGGSAEVIDNTYFSSTQKSLQYGKSYSLFATSFYTIDPIVFLLQAGLGLNLPKYYKNIKIDNGETFSLSPIVYFAVNPYVSLNFGVRYNYQSRDKLNNETISYTGSSLGYTFGIAYEIKSKLILFADVERMDTHNFSSNAINVSLSYRI; encoded by the coding sequence ATGAAGTTTAGAATCTTTGTATTATCTTTGTGTTTGCCCTTTGTGCTATGTGCAAAGCCTGTGAGTATTGATGAGATTTTCACACCAAAGAAACAATTTAAGATTCTAGGCTCATTTTCTTATGTTAATGTTATGCGCAAAAATTCAGCTCCTGCACTTATTTCTATCCCCTCTTCCATTCACGGGGTTAATAATATTGGTGATATTAAGATTCCCTTTTGGAATCACGAAAATGTTAATCAAGATTATTTGAGCTTCTCTCTTCAGGCACGATATGGTATCTCTAAACGCGTAGAGATTTTTAGCACTCTTAATGCCTTTTGGCAAAAAAGCATTACTGATGATAATGTTGGCAATTTTAACTCATCAAGCAATGGGGATTTTAGCTCATTTAGTCTTGGATTCTTGGCTGAAGCCAAAAGAGAGGGTAAAATGCCCTCATTACTTGTTGGTGGCAGTGCGGAAGTGATTGATAATACCTACTTCTCCTCTACCCAAAAGTCCTTGCAGTATGGTAAGAGCTATTCGCTTTTTGCCACGAGCTTTTATACGATTGATCCTATTGTATTTTTGCTTCAAGCTGGGCTTGGACTCAATCTCCCTAAATATTACAAAAATATAAAAATTGACAATGGAGAAACCTTTAGCCTTAGTCCCATAGTATATTTTGCGGTTAATCCCTATGTGTCTTTAAATTTTGGTGTGCGCTATAACTATCAGAGTAGAGATAAACTTAATAATGAGACTATTTCTTACACAGGTTCATCGTTAGGATACACCTTTGGTATAGCGTATGAAATCAAATCAAAACTCATTCTCTTTGCCGATGTAGAGCGAATGGATACTCATAATTTCTCAAGTAATGCGATTAATGTATCGCTTTCATATAGAATCTAA
- the accB gene encoding acetyl-CoA carboxylase biotin carboxyl carrier protein, with amino-acid sequence MNLQEIKKIMELFDNSGIAKFSIKQEGFELKLQKAGACGSVTAVTQAPMQVISQSPVAGESVPTAVPTQTPTPSKDTSGHFITSPMVGTFYRSPSPGAAPYVNVGDTIKKGQTVAIIEAMKIMNEIEAEFDCKVVSIEVNDGQPVEFSTNLIKVEKL; translated from the coding sequence ATGAATTTGCAAGAAATCAAAAAGATTATGGAATTATTTGACAACAGCGGCATAGCTAAATTTAGTATTAAACAAGAGGGTTTTGAACTCAAACTCCAAAAAGCAGGTGCGTGTGGCTCGGTTACAGCTGTTACTCAAGCACCTATGCAAGTTATTTCTCAATCTCCTGTGGCAGGAGAATCTGTTCCTACAGCAGTGCCTACACAAACACCTACTCCATCAAAAGATACAAGCGGACATTTTATTACTTCGCCAATGGTAGGGACATTTTATCGTTCTCCTAGTCCGGGGGCAGCTCCTTATGTTAATGTCGGCGATACCATTAAAAAGGGGCAGACGGTTGCTATTATTGAAGCAATGAAGATTATGAATGAAATTGAAGCGGAATTTGATTGTAAGGTTGTTTCAATAGAAGTAAATGACGGGCAACCCGTAGAATTTAGCACAAATCTCATTAAAGTTGAAAAACTCTAA
- a CDS encoding acetyl-CoA carboxylase biotin carboxylase subunit gives MSVKQRKIQKILIANRGEIALRAIRTIQEMGKEAIAIYSTADKDTYYLDVADAKICVGGDKSSESYLNIPAIMSAAELLKADAIFPGYGFLSENQNFVEICSHHSIEFIGPTADVMVLMSDKSKAKDVMKEAGVPVILGSDGALKDYKEAQKIADEIGYPVILKAAAGGGGRGMRVVEKPEMLKNLYLAAESEAVSAFGDGTIYMEKFIRNPKHIEVQILADKHGNVLHIGERDCSAQRRQQKLIEESPAVVLKPEVRQRLLQTAVKAAQYIKYVGAGTFEFLLDANYEDFYFMEMNTRLQVEHTVSEMVSGLDLVEWMIRIAEGEKLPSQESISFKGHSIECRITAEDPEKFYPCPGKITKWVAPGGANVRLDTHAYGGYSVPMHYDSMIGKLIVWGEDRNQAINRMHRALKEFCIEGIKTTLPFHIKMMKNQDFLASKIHTKYLEQNMLDTE, from the coding sequence ATGAGTGTAAAACAACGAAAGATTCAAAAGATTCTCATTGCAAATCGTGGTGAGATTGCCCTGCGTGCTATTAGAACAATCCAAGAAATGGGCAAAGAGGCTATTGCTATTTACTCCACTGCTGATAAAGACACATATTACCTTGATGTAGCTGATGCAAAAATTTGTGTAGGCGGAGACAAATCAAGTGAAAGCTACCTCAATATCCCTGCTATAATGAGTGCAGCTGAACTTCTTAAAGCTGATGCAATTTTTCCGGGTTATGGATTTTTAAGTGAAAATCAAAATTTTGTAGAAATTTGCTCTCATCATAGCATAGAATTTATTGGTCCAACAGCTGATGTTATGGTCCTTATGAGTGATAAGTCAAAAGCAAAAGATGTAATGAAGGAAGCAGGTGTACCTGTGATCTTAGGAAGCGATGGGGCTTTAAAAGATTATAAAGAAGCACAAAAAATCGCCGATGAAATTGGGTATCCCGTGATTCTCAAAGCTGCAGCAGGTGGTGGTGGAAGAGGTATGCGTGTGGTTGAAAAACCTGAAATGCTAAAGAATCTCTACCTTGCAGCAGAATCTGAAGCAGTGAGCGCATTTGGCGATGGCACAATTTATATGGAAAAATTTATCCGCAATCCCAAACATATTGAAGTGCAGATTCTCGCAGATAAGCACGGAAATGTTTTACACATTGGTGAGCGTGATTGTTCTGCACAGAGACGACAACAAAAACTTATTGAAGAATCCCCTGCGGTAGTGCTCAAACCTGAAGTGCGTCAAAGACTACTTCAAACTGCTGTCAAAGCAGCTCAATATATTAAATATGTAGGTGCTGGAACTTTTGAGTTTTTGCTTGATGCAAATTATGAGGATTTTTATTTTATGGAGATGAATACGCGTTTGCAAGTAGAACACACTGTGAGCGAAATGGTAAGCGGACTTGACTTAGTAGAGTGGATGATACGCATTGCAGAGGGTGAAAAGCTTCCAAGCCAAGAAAGCATTAGTTTTAAAGGGCATTCTATTGAATGTCGCATTACAGCCGAAGACCCAGAGAAGTTTTATCCTTGCCCGGGAAAAATTACCAAATGGGTAGCGCCCGGTGGAGCAAATGTGCGACTTGATACTCACGCTTATGGAGGATATAGTGTGCCAATGCATTATGATTCTATGATTGGCAAACTTATCGTGTGGGGCGAGGATAGAAATCAAGCTATCAATCGTATGCACCGCGCTTTAAAGGAATTTTGCATTGAAGGAATTAAGACAACTTTGCCTTTCCATATAAAAATGATGAAAAATCAAGATTTCCTTGCTTCCAAGATTCATACTAAGTATCTGGAACAAAATATGCTTGATACAGAATGA
- a CDS encoding C39 family peptidase, whose translation MRVLCILLILWGICLADVHIHNNSLYAQKPIASWSEIKDRNLTKQQYDYSCGSASLSTILTYYYNQNISEKDILDFLLLNKGIDINKKEEIETNEQLRESVSFSFSDLALFAQNKGFKAVGLALDLDALSTLKAPVIIYVNVRDMEHFSVYKGKDEQFVYLADPSLGNIKVSIAKFVEMFYQREDLTHPGKILAILPTQENQSVNGVFMQHTQDSKLTYEGIKQRMMR comes from the coding sequence ATGCGTGTTCTTTGCATTTTGCTTATCTTGTGGGGCATTTGCCTTGCTGATGTGCATATCCATAATAATTCTTTGTATGCACAAAAGCCTATTGCCTCTTGGAGTGAGATTAAAGATAGAAACTTAACTAAACAGCAGTATGATTATAGCTGTGGGAGCGCTTCTCTCTCTACGATTTTGACTTATTATTACAACCAAAATATAAGCGAAAAAGATATTTTAGATTTTTTGCTCCTTAATAAAGGTATAGATATTAATAAAAAAGAGGAGATAGAGACGAATGAACAATTAAGAGAGAGTGTGAGTTTTTCATTTTCGGATTTGGCTTTGTTTGCTCAAAATAAGGGATTTAAGGCAGTGGGTTTGGCTTTGGATTTAGACGCACTCTCTACACTTAAAGCTCCTGTGATTATCTATGTGAATGTGCGTGATATGGAGCATTTTAGCGTTTATAAGGGCAAAGATGAGCAATTTGTATATCTCGCAGACCCAAGTCTTGGTAATATAAAAGTAAGTATTGCGAAATTTGTAGAGATGTTTTATCAAAGGGAAGACTTAACGCACCCGGGTAAGATTCTAGCCATTCTCCCCACACAAGAAAACCAGAGTGTCAATGGGGTATTTATGCAGCACACACAAGATTCTAAACTGACTTATGAAGGCATTAAGCAAAGAATGATGAGATAA
- the pseC gene encoding UDP-4-amino-4,6-dideoxy-N-acetyl-beta-L-altrosamine transaminase, translating to MIPYSTQYIEQDDIEAVNFALESSHLTQGALTQEFEATLASKIGVQYAISFNSATSALFALYGAFMYKYFPHLAHFYNTLDSKISKQDKEEIYFITTPISFVATTNMMLQWGITPLFCDVKDDGNIDEKALEHILSTHPKRAHIKAIVSVDYGGKSVEISSLRSLAQKHNLLLFSDSSHSFGGSYNGQAIGSLADATIFSFHALKSITTAEGGALLTNDEELAHYARLLLSHGVEKKSLWNYDCLLGGMNFRLSEVGAALGLSQLKKLDTFITHRHNIATLYDEAFKNNANFGIIAIPSHIRSSHHLYPILLYPHLWCQKEHIFQQLQAQDLGVQVHYKPIYQFSLYKRLFGDISLPNADRFYLSEISIPCHQSLSTQQAQNIIEIITKTCK from the coding sequence ATGATACCTTATAGCACACAATATATTGAGCAAGATGACATTGAGGCTGTAAATTTCGCCTTAGAATCTTCTCACCTTACTCAAGGTGCTCTTACACAAGAATTTGAAGCCACTCTTGCTTCAAAAATAGGTGTTCAATATGCTATAAGCTTTAATTCTGCCACTTCTGCCTTATTCGCACTTTATGGTGCGTTTATGTATAAATACTTTCCACATCTTGCGCATTTTTATAATACTTTAGATTCTAAAATATCAAAGCAAGATAAAGAGGAAATTTATTTTATCACTACGCCTATTAGCTTTGTCGCCACAACAAATATGATGCTTCAATGGGGAATTACGCCTCTATTTTGCGATGTTAAAGATGATGGAAATATTGATGAAAAGGCACTTGAGCACATTCTCTCTACTCACCCTAAGAGAGCACATATTAAGGCGATTGTGAGCGTAGATTATGGCGGGAAAAGCGTAGAAATATCATCTCTACGCTCACTTGCACAAAAACACAATCTTTTACTTTTTTCAGATAGTTCTCATTCATTTGGTGGAAGCTATAATGGACAAGCTATAGGCTCACTTGCTGATGCAACTATTTTTAGCTTTCACGCACTCAAATCCATTACTACTGCGGAAGGCGGAGCATTACTCACTAATGATGAAGAATTGGCACACTATGCGCGTCTTTTACTCTCTCACGGAGTAGAAAAAAAATCTTTGTGGAATTATGATTGTCTTCTTGGAGGTATGAATTTTCGCCTTAGTGAAGTAGGTGCAGCACTTGGTCTTAGCCAACTTAAAAAACTTGATACCTTTATCACTCATCGCCATAATATCGCAACACTCTATGATGAAGCATTTAAAAATAATGCTAATTTTGGCATTATTGCTATACCTTCACATATTCGTAGCTCTCATCATCTCTATCCTATTTTGCTTTATCCACATTTATGGTGTCAAAAGGAGCATATTTTTCAACAATTACAAGCACAAGATTTAGGCGTGCAAGTGCATTACAAACCTATTTATCAGTTTAGCCTTTACAAAAGGCTTTTTGGCGACATATCCCTACCAAATGCAGATAGATTCTATCTCTCTGAAATATCTATCCCCTGTCATCAAAGTCTTAGCACTCAACAAGCTCAAAATATTATAGAAATAATTACCAAAACCTGCAAATAA